From the genome of Leguminivora glycinivorella isolate SPB_JAAS2020 chromosome Z, LegGlyc_1.1, whole genome shotgun sequence, one region includes:
- the LOC125240428 gene encoding argininosuccinate synthase: MGKDLVILAYSGGLDTSCILKWLIQKNYDVVCYMADIGQDEDFGKAKQKAKAIGAKDVIVEDLRNEFVTNYMLPAIQMGLVYESRYYLGTSLARPCISVGIVNAAKKLGAKYISHGATGKGNDQVRFELSVYSLWPEGKIIAPWRLPEFYERFQGRSDLIEFAKKENIPVSATPKEPWSTDENIMHISYESGVLEDPSAIPPNGIYKMTRDLQQTEDYPCNIDISFDKGVPVSATIPSGHEKALLVTDPLALVETLNKLGGQHGIGRIDIVENRFLGLKSRGLYETPAGTILHTAHMDLEAYALDREVLRLKKYLQDRMADFVYNGFWFSPEATYTSRCLQMSQETVTGTVTLRLFKGNVTILARKSATSLYNKELVSMDVAGGFSPGDSTGFININALRLKEYSRFTAQTKL; this comes from the exons ATGGGCAAAGATCTCGTGATTCTGGCGTATTCCGGCGGCCTGGATACTAGCTGCATCTTGAAAtg GTTGATCCAAAAAAATTATGATGTAGTGTGTTATATGGCTGACATCGGCCAAGACGAGGATTTCGGGAAAGCGAAACAAAAGGCGAAAGCCATTGGAGCTAAGGAT GTGATCGTGGAAGACCTTCGCAACGAATTCGTAACCAACTACATGCTCCCAGCCATCCAAATGGGTCTCGTGTATGAAAGCCGGTACTACCTAGGCACCTCCCTGGCCCGCCCTTGTATTTCTGTGGGCATTGTCAACGCCGCTAAAAAGCTGGGAGCGAAGTACATCTCTCACGGAGCCACTGGCAAGGGGAACGATCAAGTTCGTTTCGAATTGAGTGTCTATTCCCTCTGGCCAGAGGGCAAG ATTATTGCGCCGTGGCGTTTGCCAGAATTCTACGAGAGATTTCAAGGACGCAGTGACCTAATAGAATTCGCCAAGAAGGAGAACATACCCGTTTCCGCTACGCCTAAAGAGCCTTGGTCTACCGACGAAAACATCATGCATATAAG CTACGAGTCAGGGGTTCTAGAAGACCCGTCGGCCATCCCTCCCAACGGCATTTATAAGATGACGAGAGACCTGCAACAGACTGAGGACTATCCATGCAACATCGACATCAGTTTTGATAAAG GTGTGCCTGTCTCCGCCACTATACCCAGCGGTCACGAGAAGGCATTGCTGGTAACCGATCCCTTGGCTCTAGTCGAAACCCTGAATAAGCTGGGCGGACAACATGGCATTGGTCGGATCGACATCGTGGAAAATAGATTCCTTGGCTTAAAG TCCCGAGGATTGTACGAAACACCGGCGGGCACAATCTTACACACTGCTCATATGGACCTTGAAGCTTACGCACTTGACAGAGAGGTACTAAG GTTAAAGAAATACCTCCAAGACAGAATGGCCGATTTCGTATACAACGGCTTTTGGTTTTCACCTGAAGCGACTTACACGTCGCGGTGTCTGCAGATGTCACAAGAGACTGTCACCGGTACCGTCACCCTCAGGCTTTTCAAAGGAAATG tgACAATACTCGCGAGGAAAAGTGCAACCAGCCTGTATAACAAAGAGTTGGTATCCATGGACGTCGCTGGCGGATTCTCTCCAGGCGACAGCACCGGCTTCATCAACATTAACGCCTTGAGATTAAAGGAATACTCGAGGTTCACTGCTCAAACTAAACTTTGA
- the LOC125240427 gene encoding myb-like protein N has translation MEIDSETENEILRDLARLQLCKVESSADKSVLPGEYVDNGHAESASWTNPPSREARELIVAEEILRFASHATCLNTKEVQPDSQLTFVTASNETKKSDKSAEHLTSEVTNGVATPAVNQATTKSTRIVSDAGTSGSQPLQSENFELSPPLIFNSPDTCFPVRGATFSIGPQLNSRPYCSPAFKPNIVPVTNSILAAIAQNKLERPMSSTPETLQPSSNADMSQYWPRDSAQLFTYFIHYLKLIQGSDMSESSSPDSEAPPRSLSPSIHDSNEDISSLNKNMLLINKLEEMITKNLQKGKDGTGVETVQEGNDKPHPRKVTTNLNVDENNINKEEVVPQEGTSGLNNRNKIPLGCVDANNTYDRKLTRKHIENIVSVNRGVGDSSGSISQSEYPEENESRGQWTRQEKQRLGIVIRDFSRSIKTKELQKKRARLFKKARIIAQAIENKICDIDREIMDVNKKPLRLVALPLDQIQEYDWAKVASVLNAKRTSEECRMHWKSFLHPSINNGEWTLIEARAMQIIAQRHNFRNWDDIAEELNTGRSGYQCYLFFRKNLCPHLQLRGQYNKK, from the exons ATGGAAATAGATTCAGAGACAGAAAATGAAATCTTAAGAGATTTGGCGCGCCTCCAACTGTGTAAAGTCGAATCAAGTGCTGACAAAAGCGTTCTCCCGGGAGAATATGTGGACAATGGGCACGCCGAGTCTGCATCATGGACCAACCCACCTTCCCGCGAGGCCCGTGAGCTAATAGTAGCCGAGGAGATCTTACGCTTTGCCAGCCATGCCACATGTCTGAATACTAAAGAGGTTCAGCCAGACTCTCAATTGACATTCGTTACGGCAAGTAATGAGACAAAAAAAAGTGACAAATCGGCAGAGCATCTCACTTCCGAGGTTACAAACGGGGTTGCTACGCCTGCGGTTAATCAAGCTACTACAAAATCCACCCGCATTGTCTCAGATGCTGGAACAAGTGGCTCACAACCACTCCAAAGCGAAAACTTTGAACTGTCTCCACCTTTAATCTTCAATTCTCCAGATACTTGTTTTCCGGTAAGGGGAGCTACTTTCTCAATTGGACCTCAACTAAACTCTCGCCCGTACTGTTCTCCAGCATTTAAGCCCAATATTGTACCTGTTACAAATAGTATACTTGCTGCTATAGCTCAAAATAAATTGGAAAGACCCATGTCAAGCACTCCGGAGACGCTTCAGCCGTCATCCAACGCTGATATGAGCCAGTACTGGCCTCGTGACAGCGCCCAATTGTTTACgtattttattcattatttaaaattgattcAAGGCTCAGATATGTCTGAATCATCGAGTCCGGATTCTGAAGCTCCACCTCGGAGTTTATCACCGTCAATACATGACTCAAATGAAGACATCTCAtcattgaataaaaatatgttgCTAATCAATAAACTTGAAGAAATGATAACTAAGAATTTGCAG AAGGGAAAGGACGGGACTGGCGTGGAAACAGTGCAAGAAGGCAATGATAAACCGCACCCACGAAAAGTGACAACCAATTTAAATGTTGATGAGAACAACATTAATAAAGAAGAGGTAGTCCCACAAGAAGGAACATCAGGATTAAATAATAGGAACAAAATTCCATTGGGTTGTGTTGATGCAAACAATACATACGACAGAAAACTTACAAGAAAACATATTGAAAACATTGTCAGTGTTAACAGGGGTGTGGGTGATTCCAGTGGAAGCATAAGTCAGTCGGAATATCCCGAGGAAAATGAATCTAGAGGTCAGTGGACAAGGCAAGAGAAACAAAGGCTTGGTATAGTCATAAGAGACTTTTCCCGATCAATAAAGACAAAGGAGTTGCAAAAGAAGAGGGCCAGATTGTTCAAGAAAGCAAGAATAATAGCCCAGGCTATTGAAAACAAAATTTGTGACATTGACCGAGAAATCATGGATGTAAACAAAAAACCCTTGAGGCTAGTAGCACTTCCTCTAGACCAGATTCAGGAGTATGATTGGGCTAAGGTGGCAAGTGTGCTCAATGCTAAGCGAACATCGGAAGAGTGTCGAATGCACTGGAAAAGTTTTCTACACCCGAGTATTAATAACGGTGAGTGGACTTTAATTGAAGCCAGAGCAATGCAAATTATAGCCCAACGTCACAACTTCCGAAACTGGGATGACATTGCAGAGGAGCTTAATACTGGGAGAAGTGGTTATCAGTGTTACCTATTCTTCCGTAAAAACTTGTGTCCCCATTTACAGTTGCGGGGCCAATACAACAAAAAGTAA
- the LOC125240429 gene encoding mediator of RNA polymerase II transcription subunit 22, producing MHRNLPQNKEALLKSYTTRLKEDVKSMLDNFEEIIKLAKGENESQLNRMTQIEQDTFEMQVRAANIVRAGESLMKLVSDIKQYLILNDFPSVNEAITQNSKLFRTKQQECDQKLMSLRDDIAADLYDLEDEYFTSIYK from the exons ATGCATAGAAATTTGCCACAAAACAAAGAAGCGTTATTGAAATCCTACACTACTCGGCTCAAAGAAGATGTAAAGAGTATGCTCGATAATTTTGAAG AGATAATAAAATTGGCTAAAGGAGAAAATGAGTCTCAATTGAACAGGATGACTCAAATAGAACAAGATACTTTTGAAATGCAAGTCAGAGCTGCAAATATTG tACGTGCTGGTGAATCCCTTATGAAACTGGTGTCTGATATAAAGCAATACCTCATATTAAATGACTTTCCATCAGTTAATGAAGCTATAACTCAGAACTCAAAACTCTTCAGGACTAAGCAGCAAGAGTGTGACCAGAAACTGATGTCCTTACGAGATGATATTGCTGCTGACCTATATGACCTAGAGGATGAATATTTTActagtatatataaataa
- the LOC125240742 gene encoding NADH dehydrogenase [ubiquinone] 1 beta subcomplex subunit 8, mitochondrial → MASALLKKAILTNPNVVRKTAAIFCNAARNHWNYQYKPGPYPVTLEQREAAAKKYGLSIEEYHPYPEEMGYGDYPKMPDIGADSKDPFYPYDQPELKRNFNEPLHARAEIFGEDRYDISMRPRFPVWYQALWFFGVIGGSFALYMYLEDFKMGRPVTIKQYPKDGPHYEFSS, encoded by the exons ATGGCTTCAGCTTTACTGAAAAAGGCTATTCTAACTAATCCAAATGTAGTTCGTAAGACGGCTGCAATATTTTGCAATGCTGCACGGAACC ATTGGAATTATCAGTACAAACCTGGCCCATACCCGGTAACCTTGGAACAGCGCGAAGCGGCTGCCAAGAAGTATGGATTGAGCATAGAAGAATATCATCCGTACCCTGAAGAAATGGGCTATGGCGACTATCCAAAGATGCCTGATATCGGCGCTGACTCCAAAGACCCTTTCTATCCGTACGATCAACCTGAGCTGAAGAGGAATTTTAACGAACCT TTGCATGCCAGAGCTGAAATTTTTGGTGAAGACCGCTATGACATCAGTATGAGACCACGTTTTCCTGTATGGTACCAAGCTTTGTGGTTCTTCGGAGTTATTGGAGGGAGCTTTGCCCTGTACATGTACCTTGAAGACTTCAAGATGGGAAGACCAGTGACCATCAAACAGTACCCAAAAGATGGACCACACTATGAATTCagttcataa